Genomic segment of bacterium:
GAGCGAGGACTCGACGCACGCTTCGGTCTCGAGCTTGCTCACCCCGACGCTCGACCCACCGACGGCGGGTTTGATGAACTGCGGGAACCCAAACCGCCGCACCCGATCGATGCTCTCGCCTCGGTCGTTCTCCAGCTCCAGCCGGGTTACCACTTCGTACTCGACGACCGGAATCCCTACGGCTTCGAGCAGCCGCTTGGTCAGAAGCTTGTCCATGGCCACGGCGCTGGCGGTTACGTCGGCGCCGACGTAGGCGAGACCCGCCATCTCGCACAGCCCCTGCAGCGAACCGTCTTCACCCCAGGTGCCGTGGACCAAGGGGAAGACGGCGTCGACGTCGGCATCGAGCAATATCCGCACGCTCGGAGCGATCGCTCCACCCGGCGCGTCGAGAAAATCCACCTCGCCCCGCATTGCCCGCGAGGCTTCGCTCGGAGACAGCCAGCAGCCGTCGCGAGCGATACCGATCGAGATCACCTCGTGACCGGCCTCTTCGAGAGCGGCTCCGACAGTCCGTGCCGACCGAATCGAAACCTGATGCTCGACGCTTCTGCCCCCGAAGATCAGACCGATCTTCATCCCAACTCCACCAACTGAGCCTGGCTGACCTCAGGCAGGTTTCGCAGCCCGTCGAGCACGGTTTCCTCCGGGCGCTGATCCAGGCGCAGAACCGCCACCGCGTCCACGTCTCCCTCGCCCTCCGCGCTGCCGCGAGCCAGGTGGATATCCGCAATATTGATCCCGGCCTCACCGAGCAGCGAGCCCAAACGCCCCACGACACCGGGAACATCACGGTTGCTGAGCAGGAGAAGCCGGCCTTCGGGCCGAA
This window contains:
- a CDS encoding D-alanine--D-alanine ligase, with the translated sequence MKIGLIFGGRSVEHQVSIRSARTVGAALEEAGHEVISIGIARDGCWLSPSEASRAMRGEVDFLDAPGGAIAPSVRILLDADVDAVFPLVHGTWGEDGSLQGLCEMAGLAYVGADVTASAVAMDKLLTKRLLEAVGIPVVEYEVVTRLELENDRGESIDRVRRFGFPQFIKPAVGGSSVGVSKLETEACVESSLELALRLDDSAIVERAMTGRELECSVIGYPHLEASAVGEIRPGQEFYDYADKYLEEDAELLIPAELDPEEEALVRSLAVRSFEAIGGTGMARVDFFLDGDIARVNEINTLPGFTSISMYPKLWEAAGVPLVDLVGRLVDEGVARHRDRVAIDGEIKAFLEGLER